The following proteins are encoded in a genomic region of Caldilineales bacterium:
- a CDS encoding AbrB/MazE/SpoVT family DNA-binding domain-containing protein — translation MKSYIPTTKGDDQVTVATTLSRVQKKGQITIPAPMRLRLGIKEGDLVSFKETERGILIAPQEVVATEALDRIGEALRASGISLEELIESGREVRGDIVRERYGMPEER, via the coding sequence ATGAAGTCATACATTCCTACAACCAAAGGAGATGACCAGGTGACAGTAGCGACGACACTTTCGCGTGTTCAGAAGAAAGGACAGATCACCATCCCCGCCCCCATGCGTCTACGACTGGGGATCAAGGAAGGCGACCTCGTCTCTTTCAAGGAAACGGAACGAGGTATCCTGATTGCCCCCCAGGAAGTGGTGGCGACAGAAGCACTCGACCGCATCGGCGAGGCTCTTCGGGCCAGTGGCATCAGCCTGGAAGAACTGATCGAATCTGGTCGTGAGGTTCGGGGCGATATCGTCCGCGAACGCTATGGGATGCCCGAAGAGCGATGA